In Uranotaenia lowii strain MFRU-FL chromosome 2, ASM2978415v1, whole genome shotgun sequence, one genomic interval encodes:
- the LOC129747021 gene encoding uncharacterized protein LOC129747021, with the protein MDRYCRLCRRSGEFESISIQEKSRNHPGELLTTIIENCLQLRVDPSDGLPKRICHMCQAQVEMFHLLRKISFQSEYYFREMLQQDPEPICTPPNVEVIEKDSDGDADFGEGIDNTPYDESSSANESYLNPHIKTEPEELLECNFEVPIETDNCLWIPKVQPNKSQTGKPKMVARYGCMDCPYRSPYRANVSRHIKLLKHSGVRSLTDKKSRKIRQSVAEILANSDSPRVRIFSCQQCGYKSTFKTNVDRHQRGQHHVGIDVNVYDRQSLAASDNHPSSHLSKPPEANSKPLNSNEMLDMVHVPPNQAQEQSDQKFKMFNMNDQMHQHQQHQQHQHHSMYPPTGQHPGPSTPQTSTEHDLMREFRNEFMRIGGPSVGAQSQYDHHHPHAQHQQQTPY; encoded by the exons ATGGATCGGTACTGTCGCCTGTGTCGACGCTCGGGGGAATTCGAATCGATATCCATCCAGGAGAAGTCCCGCAACCATCCGGGAGAGCTACTGACCACGATTATAGAAAATTGCCTGCAGTTGAGG GTGGATCCTTCCGATGGTCTCCCCAAGCGAATATGTCACATGTGTCAGGCGCAGGTCGAAATGTTCCATTTGTTGAGAAAAATCAGCTTCCAGTCGGAGTACTATTTCCGAGAAATGCTTCAGCAAGATCCGGAACCTATTTGTACCCCTCCGAAcgttgaagttatcgaaaaggACTCCGATGGGGACGCTGATTTCGGCGAGGGTATCGATAATACGCCCTACGATGAAAGCAGTTCAGCAAATGAATCATATCTCAATCCGCATATCAAAACAGAACCCGAAGAGTTGTTAGAATGCAATTTTGAAGTACCGATTGAGACGGACAATTGCTTATGGATCCCGAAGGTTCAGCCCAATAAAAGTCAAACCGGGAAACCGAAAATGGTGGCTCGTTATGGATGCATGGATTGTCCGTATCGTTCTCCCTACCGAGCCAATGTATCGCGGCATATCAAACTGCTGAAACATAGCGGAGTTCGAAGTTTGACTGATAAGAAATCCCGTAAAATTCGACAATCGGTAGCAGAAATTTTGGCTAATAGCGATTCACCTCGTGTCAGGATCTTTTCATGTCAGCAATGTGGTTACAAATCTACTTTCAAAACCAATGTAGATCGCCATCAACGCGGACAACATCACGTGGGAATTGATGTCAATGTCTACGATAGACAATCTCTAGCAGCATCAGATAATCACCCAAGTAGCCATTTAAGCAAACCACCGGAAGCCAACAGTAAACCGTTGAATTCCAATGAAATGCTTGATATGGTTCACGTTCCCCCTAACCAAGCTCAAGAACAATcggatcaaaaatttaaaatgttcaacatgAATGACCAGATGCATCAGCATCAACAACACcaacaacatcaacatcatTCGATGTATCCACCTACTGGACAACATCCTGGACCATCTACACCACAAACATCAACCGAGCACGATTTGATGCGCGAATTTCGCAATGAGTTTATGCGCATAGGTGGCCCGTCTGTAGGGGCCCAGTCGCAGTatgatcatcatcatcctcatgCTCAGCATCAACAACAGACCCCCTATTAG
- the LOC129745061 gene encoding lactosylceramide 4-alpha-galactosyltransferase-like: MGSFVQFSKGKSRKKILMLCGILFALIYVLYSLNFVPRSENCFAREFPFPNLTLIDVQKATIQPLSGRNIFFHETSCSSDGVIKLNARQACAIESAARTNPNWKVFALFAAPVGFRNKTELPLLDALHHYSNINLRFVNLTTYARDTPLAEWMQSGEIFRSKYMNSHLSDIMRYLTLYKYGGTYLDLDVIVLRSFDELEPNYAGAESSRWVAAGVLNFESEGHGHQLAEMCLRDLLINFNGQDWGNNGPGVITRVLKRVCSTQSILLMNRQRCGNITVYPPQAFYAINFDDYLQFFEERWLEQALATVNRSVVVHVWNKFSKDKKIRVGSQVAYGVLAERYCPLVYKASGKFF, from the exons ATGGGTTCGTTTGTCCAATTCTCGAAGGGCAAAtccaggaaaaaaatattgatgttGTGCGGAATCCTATTTGCTCTGATTTACGTGCTGTATTCGTTAAACTTTGTGCCACGGTCGGAAAATTGTTTTGCGCGGGAGTTTCCCTTCCCTAATCTAACGCTGATCGATGTGCAGAAAGCAACCATCCAACCTCTGTcgggaagaaatattttcttccaCGAAACTTCCTGTTCCTCCGATGGTGTGATAAAACTCAACGCACGGCAAGCGTGTGCCATAGAATCGGCCGCCCGAACCAATCCGAACTGGAAAGTGTTTGCTCTGTTTGCGGCCCCGGTTGGATTTCGTAATAAAACCGAACTACCCCTGCTGGATGCGTTGCACCACTACTCGAATATTAATCTACGATTTGTCAACCTTACGACCTACGCCAGAGATACTCCGCTGGCGGAGTGGATGCAGAGTGGCGAAATTTTTCGGTCCAAGTATATGAACTCGCACCTGTCCGATATAATGCGCTACCTCACGCTGTACAAGTACGGTGGTACCTATTTGGATCTGGATGTGATCGTGCTTAGATCCTTCGACGAGCTGGAACCGAACTATGCCGGGGCGGAATCGTCTCGGTGGGTGGCCGCCGGGGTGCTGAACTTCGAGTCGGAAGGACACGGCCATCAACTGGCGGAGATGTGCCTCAG AGATTTGCTGATCAATTTCAACGGGCAGGACTGGGGCAACAACGGACCGGGCGTGATTACCAGGGTGCTGAAAAGAGTCTGCAGCACCCAATCAATATTGTTGATGAACAGACAGCGCTGTGGGAACATCACCGTCTATCCACCGCAGGCTTTCTACGCCATTAACTTCGACGATTATTTGCAGTTTTTCGAGGAACGATGGCTGGAGCAGGCGTTGGCCACCGTCAACCGATCGGTTGTAGTGCACGTTTGGAATAAATTCAGCAAGGATAAAAAGATACGGGTTGGCTCTCAGGTTGCTTACGGGGTGCTTGCGGAACGCTACTGTCCACTTGTTTACAAAGcgagtggaaaatttttctaa